The Benincasa hispida cultivar B227 chromosome 11, ASM972705v1, whole genome shotgun sequence genome has a segment encoding these proteins:
- the LOC120089886 gene encoding uncharacterized protein LOC120089886: MVLWEITLGTAYFLGLKRTYRLALKLQRRVVSPKLPKIRQFLHRRTRAVFDIALKVHLNIQQRDLEVGRNLGNWILRLLDRYKPSAQIRKQDGGSMTNTTKQLSSSSVLKTPESSQTLKKPNSSRQLFTSSTNIWPKQFPTISMMMKSSKSATTMIQHRHFGILTPGAPWPRYVRGWHDGVMREDIRQWMLQN, from the exons atggtgCTATGGGAAATTACTCTAGGAACCGCCTATTTCTTGGGGCTCAAGCGAACTTACCGCCTCGCCCTCAAGCTTCAACGCCGCGTCGTCAGCCCAAAACTTCCCAAGATCCGTCAGTTTCTTCACCG ACGTACACGTGCTGTATTTGATATAGCATTAAAAGTTCACCTGAACATACAGCAGAGAGACTTAGAAGTTGGTCGGAATCTTGGCAACTGGATTCTTCGATTACTCGACAGATATAAACCATCAGCTCAAATACGCAAACAGGATGGTGGATCAATGACAAACACGACAAAACAGCTTTCCAGCTCCTCCGTCTTGAAAACTCCAGAGAGCTCCCAGACCCTGAAGAAGCCAAACTCTTCCAGACAATTATTTACATCATCAACAAATATATGGCCCAAGCAATTTCCTACAATTTCCATGATGATGAAGTCTTCAAAGTCAGCCACTACTATGATCCAGCATAGACATTTTGGCATTTTGACGCCCGGAGCACCGTGGCCGAGATATGTAAGAGGATGGCATGATGGGGTGATGAGGGAGGATATAAGGCAATGGATGTTGCAAAACTAG